One genomic window of Arachis hypogaea cultivar Tifrunner chromosome 8, arahy.Tifrunner.gnm2.J5K5, whole genome shotgun sequence includes the following:
- the LOC112707682 gene encoding uncharacterized protein: MMESAETGECLWMVTNDYIFGIRVEKLEKLGKNEDRDWKSHLEQAPFDFCLNLPESSMPDHFIFDSKLFLVGKQTESGTKIYQISYVGGNTLGISEAVETGAIPPLPTEDFLFLANIKDEVYLLELGAVPLLGRKTRLWVLCPNPRPPNWHSAPDPPTEVNSDYCNFPLCFVLNDKFFLHRLSAPGIAYLYDPQPKAWIKLERTSFDPGYALFLRVPSLGDVGDGSVVLTWKVKGLIRGVKYDIQALLVDNNDYCILRHQDIDELCEAIQPSFFDDFSSDLNLVDLGNNKVCVTISGLAEGIPSVCILVVELGLVQEEQQQRFLSVRVLVNRVFDTRPYFLDGRVVQVLDTSFLFSLRKGMPRKHPYSQDCISSRKEPKLAGGTNPSNPTTAFEQE; the protein is encoded by the exons ATGATGGAGTCGGCGGAAACAGGAGAATGCCTGTGGATGGTGACAAACGACTACATCTTTGGCATCCGCGTTGAGAAGTTAGAAAAATTGGGGAAGAATGAGGATAGGGATTGGAAATCCCATCTTGAGCAGGCTCCGTTTGATTTCTGTTTGAATCTTCCAGAGTCCAGCATGCCGGATCACTTTATCTTCGACTCGAAACTTTTCTTAGTCGGTAAGCAAACCGAGTCTGGCACCAAGATCTACCAAATCTCCTATGTCGGTGGCAACACGTTGGGCATATCTGAGGCAGTAGAGACGGGCGCAATCCCTCCGCTACCGACCGAAGACTTCCTTTTCCTTGCAAACATTAAAGATGAGGTTTACTTGTTGGAGCTTGGTGCGGTACCACTGTTAGGAAGAAAGACGAGGTTATGGGTTTTATGTCCCAATCCCCGTCCCCCGAACTGGCATTCCGCGCCCGATCCTCCAACCGAAGTCAACTCTGATTATTGTAATTTTCCTCTTTGTTTTGTGCTAAATGATAAATTCTTTTTGCATCGCCTGTCCGCACCAGGAATTGCATATCTCTACGATCCCCAACCTAAAGCATGGATTAAACTGGAGCGCACATCTTTTGATCCTGGTTATGCTCTTTTCCTGCGTGTGCCGTCCCTTGGGGATGTAGGCGATGGCAGTGTGGTGCTGACATGGAAAGTGAAGGGTCTTATACGTGGTGTGAAATATGACATACAGGCTTTGCTGGTGGATAATAACGATTATTGCATTCTTCGCCATCAAGACATTGATGAGTTGTGTGAGGCGATCCAACCATCCTTCTTTGATGATTTTTCCTCCGATCTCAACTTGGTTGACCTTGGCAACAACAAAGTATGTGTTACCATCTCTGGTCTCGCAGAAGGCATTCCATCCGTTTGCATTTTAGTAGTTGAATTAGGGTTGGTACAAGAGGAGCAGCAGCAAAGGTTCTTATCTGTGCGTGTACTCGTGAATCGAGTCTTCGATACGAGGCCTTATTTCTTAGATGGCCGCGTTGTTCAAGTGCTCGACACCTCCTTTCTTTTCTCCCTCAGAAAGGGAATGCCTCGCAAACATCCATATTCCCAAG ATTGCATCTCTTCAAGGAAAGAGCCCAAGCTAGCTGGTGGGACGAATCCAAGCAACCCAACAACAGCATTCGAACAAGAATGA
- the LOC112707684 gene encoding CRM-domain containing factor CFM3, chloroplastic/mitochondrial isoform X2 has protein sequence MALGNSTAKLSELPLSVGTSYLCTTASHSYQLSILRPFCVSANYPTHSQPKPSDKVTSSDTWLTKWPPANPNSSRFPNPKPSPRFPQPAADDLFDSDNSHFLRNDNNPCNAIDRVVLRLRNLRLASYNDDNMEAPGGLSRLLRRDWVRSDTALAEDEANDMLLPWDRDEGEDEKEAVEVENKVMQKRKVKPPTLAELTLEEEEQARLRRLGMQLKEKVNVAKAGLTQAVLDKIHDQWRKKEVVRLKFHELLARDMKTAHEIVERRTRGLVIWRSGSVMLVFRGKNYEGPTPASLERSEPVMMNQEQLANMTPEEEEFDRMLGGLGPRFVEWWGTGILPIDADLLPPAVPGYKTPLRLLPTGMPPRLTDAELTNMRKLSKALPCHFALGRNRNLQGLAVAILKLWEKSLVVKIAVKRGILNTNNELMAGELKKLTGGTLLIRNKYFIVIYRGKDFVPTSVAAVLAERQEMTKQVVDDEEKARHRAIDVTQSGTDEATTQAGSLAEFYEAQTRWGKDISAEEREKMIKESAKAKNVKLFRKVERKLVLAKTKKIRAENLLSKVEASLVPADPDCDQETISEEERAMFRRVGLIMKPYLPLGIRGVFDGVIENMHLHWRHRELVKLITKQKTFAFVEDTARLLEYESGGILVSIDRLPKGFCLIYYRGKNYRRPVTIKPRNLLTKAKALKRSIAMQRHEALSKHITELGRKIEEMKEELGLSHDLEPEDRGGIGTLTV, from the exons ATGGCACTTGGGAACAGTACTGCTAAGTTATCGGAACTCCCTCTGAGTGTCGGGACCTCATACTTGTGCACAACTGCTTCGCACTCTTATCAACTTAGCATTCTGAGGCCTTTCTGTGTCTCTGCCAACTACCCAACCCACTCCCAACCCAAACCTTCCGATAAAGTCACCTCATCTGACACTTGGCTCACCAAGTGGCCTCCCGCTAACCCTAATTCTTCCCGATTCCCCAACCCCAAACCCTCACCACGTTTCCCCCAACCGGCCGCCGATGACCTCTTTGACtccgacaactctcacttcttgcGGAATGACAACAACCCTTGCAACGCAATTGACAGAGTCGTTCTCCGCTTGCGAAATTTACGATTAGCCTCCTACAACGACGATAACATGGAAGCACCCGGAGGTTTAAGTCGCTTGCTACGCCGAGACTGGGTTCGTTCTGATACCGCATTGGCTGAGGATGAAGCTAACGACATGCTTCTGCCATGGGATAGAGACGAAGGTGAGGATGAGAAGGAAGCTGTGGAGGTAGAGAATAAGGTGATGCAGAAGAGGAAGGTGAAGCCGCCAACTTTGGCGGAATTGACTCTTGAGGAGGAGGAGCAGGCGCGGTTGCGAAGACTGGGGATGCAACTGAAGGAGAAGGTGAATGTGGCCAAAGCTGGGCTCACGCAGGCCGTGCTGGACAAGATTCATGATCAGTGGAGGAAGAAGGAAGTTGTTAGGCTCAAGTTCCATGAGCTTCTTGCCAGAGATATGAAGACTGCTCATGAAATTGTTGAG CGCAGAACAAGAGGGTTAGTTATATGGAGGTCAGGAAGTGTTATGCTGGTGTTTCGTGGGAAAAACTATGAAGGACCAACACCTGCATCTTTGGAAAGGAGTGAGCCGGTTATGATGAATCAAGAACAGCTTGCGAACATGACGCCAGAGGAAGAAGAGTTTGACAGGATGCTTGGTGGTTTAGGTCCTCGTTTTGTCGAATGGTGGGGCACGGGAATACTTCCTATTGATGCGGATTTACTTCCTCCTGCTGTACCTGGATATAAGACTCCCCTTAGACTTCTTCCAACTGGAATGCCTCCGAGACTAACAGATGCAGAGCTGACGAATATGAGGAAACTTTCCAAAGCTCTTCCTTGTCATTTTGCTCTAG GTAGAAATCGAAATCTCCAAGGTCTCGCAGTTGCTATTCTGAAGCTATGGGAAAAAAGCTTAGTTGTGAAGATTGCTGTTAAGCGTGGTATCCTGAATACAAACAATGAACTAATGGCCGGGGAGCTAAAG AAATTAACAGGAGGCACCTTGCTGATAAGAAATAAATATTTCATTGTAATATATCGCGGGAAGGACTTTGTCCCAACTAGTGTCGCTGCTGTTTTAGCTGAAAGACAAGAAATGACAAAACAAGTAGTAGATGATGAGGAGAAGGCACGGCACAGAGCCATTGATGTAACTCAATCAGGGACAGATGAAGCAACGACTCAAGCAGGATCATTGGCTGAGTTCTATGAAGCTCAGACACGCTGGGGAAAGGATATATCTGCTGAAGAACGTGAGAAGATGATCAAAGAGTCTGCAAAAGCTAAGAATGTTAAGCTTTTCAGAAAAGTTGAACGTAAACTGGTTCTT GCCAAGACCAAAAAGATTAGAGCAGAAAATCTTTTATCCAAGGTAGAAGCTTCCTTGGTTCCAGCTGATCCTGATTGTGATCAGGAAACAATATCGGAAGAAGAGCGTGCTATGTTCCGCAGGGTTGGTTTAATTATGAAGCCGTACTTGCCACTTG GTATACGTGGAGTTTTTGATGGTGTCATTGAGAATATGCATTTGCATTGGAGACATCGTGAGCTTGTTAAATTAATAACAAAACAAAAGACCTTTGCTTTTGTTGAGGACACAGCTAGATTACTGGAATATGAGAGTGGTGGAATACTAGTGTCGATAGATAGACTTCCAAAAGGATTTTGTCTTATTTACTACCGTGGGAAAAATTACAGGCGTCCCGTTACCATAAAGCCAAGAAACCTTCTAACAAAGGCAAAGGCATTAAAGCGTTCAATTGCCATGCAACGCCACGAG GCACTGAGTAAGCATATTACTGAATTGgggagaaaaatagaagaaatgaaAGAGGAACTT GGTTTGTCTCATGATTTGGAGCCTGAAGATAGGGGTGGAATAGGGACCTTAACCGTATAG
- the LOC112707684 gene encoding CRM-domain containing factor CFM3, chloroplastic/mitochondrial isoform X1: MALGNSTAKLSELPLSVGTSYLCTTASHSYQLSILRPFCVSANYPTHSQPKPSDKVTSSDTWLTKWPPANPNSSRFPNPKPSPRFPQPAADDLFDSDNSHFLRNDNNPCNAIDRVVLRLRNLRLASYNDDNMEAPGGLSRLLRRDWVRSDTALAEDEANDMLLPWDRDEGEDEKEAVEVENKVMQKRKVKPPTLAELTLEEEEQARLRRLGMQLKEKVNVAKAGLTQAVLDKIHDQWRKKEVVRLKFHELLARDMKTAHEIVERRTRGLVIWRSGSVMLVFRGKNYEGPTPASLERSEPVMMNQEQLANMTPEEEEFDRMLGGLGPRFVEWWGTGILPIDADLLPPAVPGYKTPLRLLPTGMPPRLTDAELTNMRKLSKALPCHFALGRNRNLQGLAVAILKLWEKSLVVKIAVKRGILNTNNELMAGELKKLTGGTLLIRNKYFIVIYRGKDFVPTSVAAVLAERQEMTKQVVDDEEKARHRAIDVTQSGTDEATTQAGSLAEFYEAQTRWGKDISAEEREKMIKESAKAKNVKLFRKVERKLVLAKTKKIRAENLLSKVEASLVPADPDCDQETISEEERAMFRRVGLIMKPYLPLGIRGVFDGVIENMHLHWRHRELVKLITKQKTFAFVEDTARLLEYESGGILVSIDRLPKGFCLIYYRGKNYRRPVTIKPRNLLTKAKALKRSIAMQRHEALSKHITELGRKIEEMKEELSELEASDGEQNDGDLAMRKIVTGILRIRSFKTLKMMIIPGWQVYRIAVKFVDDMPLHAARSQVYSI, translated from the exons ATGGCACTTGGGAACAGTACTGCTAAGTTATCGGAACTCCCTCTGAGTGTCGGGACCTCATACTTGTGCACAACTGCTTCGCACTCTTATCAACTTAGCATTCTGAGGCCTTTCTGTGTCTCTGCCAACTACCCAACCCACTCCCAACCCAAACCTTCCGATAAAGTCACCTCATCTGACACTTGGCTCACCAAGTGGCCTCCCGCTAACCCTAATTCTTCCCGATTCCCCAACCCCAAACCCTCACCACGTTTCCCCCAACCGGCCGCCGATGACCTCTTTGACtccgacaactctcacttcttgcGGAATGACAACAACCCTTGCAACGCAATTGACAGAGTCGTTCTCCGCTTGCGAAATTTACGATTAGCCTCCTACAACGACGATAACATGGAAGCACCCGGAGGTTTAAGTCGCTTGCTACGCCGAGACTGGGTTCGTTCTGATACCGCATTGGCTGAGGATGAAGCTAACGACATGCTTCTGCCATGGGATAGAGACGAAGGTGAGGATGAGAAGGAAGCTGTGGAGGTAGAGAATAAGGTGATGCAGAAGAGGAAGGTGAAGCCGCCAACTTTGGCGGAATTGACTCTTGAGGAGGAGGAGCAGGCGCGGTTGCGAAGACTGGGGATGCAACTGAAGGAGAAGGTGAATGTGGCCAAAGCTGGGCTCACGCAGGCCGTGCTGGACAAGATTCATGATCAGTGGAGGAAGAAGGAAGTTGTTAGGCTCAAGTTCCATGAGCTTCTTGCCAGAGATATGAAGACTGCTCATGAAATTGTTGAG CGCAGAACAAGAGGGTTAGTTATATGGAGGTCAGGAAGTGTTATGCTGGTGTTTCGTGGGAAAAACTATGAAGGACCAACACCTGCATCTTTGGAAAGGAGTGAGCCGGTTATGATGAATCAAGAACAGCTTGCGAACATGACGCCAGAGGAAGAAGAGTTTGACAGGATGCTTGGTGGTTTAGGTCCTCGTTTTGTCGAATGGTGGGGCACGGGAATACTTCCTATTGATGCGGATTTACTTCCTCCTGCTGTACCTGGATATAAGACTCCCCTTAGACTTCTTCCAACTGGAATGCCTCCGAGACTAACAGATGCAGAGCTGACGAATATGAGGAAACTTTCCAAAGCTCTTCCTTGTCATTTTGCTCTAG GTAGAAATCGAAATCTCCAAGGTCTCGCAGTTGCTATTCTGAAGCTATGGGAAAAAAGCTTAGTTGTGAAGATTGCTGTTAAGCGTGGTATCCTGAATACAAACAATGAACTAATGGCCGGGGAGCTAAAG AAATTAACAGGAGGCACCTTGCTGATAAGAAATAAATATTTCATTGTAATATATCGCGGGAAGGACTTTGTCCCAACTAGTGTCGCTGCTGTTTTAGCTGAAAGACAAGAAATGACAAAACAAGTAGTAGATGATGAGGAGAAGGCACGGCACAGAGCCATTGATGTAACTCAATCAGGGACAGATGAAGCAACGACTCAAGCAGGATCATTGGCTGAGTTCTATGAAGCTCAGACACGCTGGGGAAAGGATATATCTGCTGAAGAACGTGAGAAGATGATCAAAGAGTCTGCAAAAGCTAAGAATGTTAAGCTTTTCAGAAAAGTTGAACGTAAACTGGTTCTT GCCAAGACCAAAAAGATTAGAGCAGAAAATCTTTTATCCAAGGTAGAAGCTTCCTTGGTTCCAGCTGATCCTGATTGTGATCAGGAAACAATATCGGAAGAAGAGCGTGCTATGTTCCGCAGGGTTGGTTTAATTATGAAGCCGTACTTGCCACTTG GTATACGTGGAGTTTTTGATGGTGTCATTGAGAATATGCATTTGCATTGGAGACATCGTGAGCTTGTTAAATTAATAACAAAACAAAAGACCTTTGCTTTTGTTGAGGACACAGCTAGATTACTGGAATATGAGAGTGGTGGAATACTAGTGTCGATAGATAGACTTCCAAAAGGATTTTGTCTTATTTACTACCGTGGGAAAAATTACAGGCGTCCCGTTACCATAAAGCCAAGAAACCTTCTAACAAAGGCAAAGGCATTAAAGCGTTCAATTGCCATGCAACGCCACGAG GCACTGAGTAAGCATATTACTGAATTGgggagaaaaatagaagaaatgaaAGAGGAACTT AGTGAGCTTGAAGCTTCGGACGGGGAACAAAATGACGGTGATTTGGCAATGAGGAAGATAGTGACTGGGATTTTGAGGATTAGAAGTTTCAAAACTTTGAAAATGATGATCATCCCCGGATGGCAGGTGTACAGAATTGCGGTGAAGTTTGTGGATGACATGCCGTTGCATGCAGCCAGGAGCCAGGTTTATTCAATTTAG